The Corythoichthys intestinalis isolate RoL2023-P3 chromosome 1, ASM3026506v1, whole genome shotgun sequence genome has a segment encoding these proteins:
- the ap3s2 gene encoding AP-3 complex subunit sigma-2 isoform X2 produces the protein MIKAILIFNNHGKPRLIRFYQYFAEDMQQQIIRETFHLVSKRDDNVCNFLEGGSLIGGSDYKLIYRHYATLYFVFCVDSSESELGILDLIQVFVETLDKCFENVCELDLIFHMDKEVVMGGMVLETNMNEIVAQVELQNRMEKSEGGLSAAPARAVSAVKNMNLPEIPRNINIGDINIKVPSLSPF, from the exons ATGATTAAAGCTATCTTAATATTTAACAACCATGGGAAACCACGACTCATCAGATTCTATCAATATTTC gCAGAAGACATGCAGCAGCAAATAATCCGGGAGACGTTTCATTTGGTGTCAAAACGGGATGACAACGTGTGTAATTTCTTGGAGGGTGGAAG TCTCATCGGCGGCTCTGACTACAAGTTGATATACCGCCACTACGCCACTCTCTACTTTGTCTTCTGTGTGGACTCGTCCGAGAGCGAGCTGGGCATTCTGGATCTCATCCAG GTGTTTGTGGAAACACTGGATAAATGCTTTGAGAACGTCTGTGAACTGGACCTCATATTCCACATGGACAAG GAGGTGGTGATGGGCGGCATGGTGCTGGAGACTAATATGAATGAGATCGTAGCTCAGGTGGAACTACAGAATCGCATGGAGAAGTCTGAG GGCGGTTTGTCGGCGGCGCCCGCTCGCGCGGTCTCTGCCGTGAAGAACATGAACCTGCCCGAGATCCCGCGCAACATCAACATCGGAGACATCAACATCAAAGTCCCCAGCCTCTCCCCGTTCTGA
- the ap3s2 gene encoding AP-3 complex subunit sigma-2 isoform X1 yields MIKAILIFNNHGKPRLIRFYQYFAEDMQQQIIRETFHLVSKRDDNVCNFLEGGSLIGGSDYKLIYRHYATLYFVFCVDSSESELGILDLIQVFVETLDKCFENVCELDLIFHMDKVHYILQEVVMGGMVLETNMNEIVAQVELQNRMEKSEGGLSAAPARAVSAVKNMNLPEIPRNINIGDINIKVPSLSPF; encoded by the exons ATGATTAAAGCTATCTTAATATTTAACAACCATGGGAAACCACGACTCATCAGATTCTATCAATATTTC gCAGAAGACATGCAGCAGCAAATAATCCGGGAGACGTTTCATTTGGTGTCAAAACGGGATGACAACGTGTGTAATTTCTTGGAGGGTGGAAG TCTCATCGGCGGCTCTGACTACAAGTTGATATACCGCCACTACGCCACTCTCTACTTTGTCTTCTGTGTGGACTCGTCCGAGAGCGAGCTGGGCATTCTGGATCTCATCCAG GTGTTTGTGGAAACACTGGATAAATGCTTTGAGAACGTCTGTGAACTGGACCTCATATTCCACATGGACAAG GTCCATTATATTCTGCAGGAGGTGGTGATGGGCGGCATGGTGCTGGAGACTAATATGAATGAGATCGTAGCTCAGGTGGAACTACAGAATCGCATGGAGAAGTCTGAG GGCGGTTTGTCGGCGGCGCCCGCTCGCGCGGTCTCTGCCGTGAAGAACATGAACCTGCCCGAGATCCCGCGCAACATCAACATCGGAGACATCAACATCAAAGTCCCCAGCCTCTCCCCGTTCTGA
- the ap3s2 gene encoding AP-3 complex subunit sigma-2 isoform X3: MQQQIIRETFHLVSKRDDNVCNFLEGGSLIGGSDYKLIYRHYATLYFVFCVDSSESELGILDLIQVFVETLDKCFENVCELDLIFHMDKVHYILQEVVMGGMVLETNMNEIVAQVELQNRMEKSEGGLSAAPARAVSAVKNMNLPEIPRNINIGDINIKVPSLSPF, translated from the exons ATGCAGCAGCAAATAATCCGGGAGACGTTTCATTTGGTGTCAAAACGGGATGACAACGTGTGTAATTTCTTGGAGGGTGGAAG TCTCATCGGCGGCTCTGACTACAAGTTGATATACCGCCACTACGCCACTCTCTACTTTGTCTTCTGTGTGGACTCGTCCGAGAGCGAGCTGGGCATTCTGGATCTCATCCAG GTGTTTGTGGAAACACTGGATAAATGCTTTGAGAACGTCTGTGAACTGGACCTCATATTCCACATGGACAAG GTCCATTATATTCTGCAGGAGGTGGTGATGGGCGGCATGGTGCTGGAGACTAATATGAATGAGATCGTAGCTCAGGTGGAACTACAGAATCGCATGGAGAAGTCTGAG GGCGGTTTGTCGGCGGCGCCCGCTCGCGCGGTCTCTGCCGTGAAGAACATGAACCTGCCCGAGATCCCGCGCAACATCAACATCGGAGACATCAACATCAAAGTCCCCAGCCTCTCCCCGTTCTGA